The sequence below is a genomic window from Humulus lupulus chromosome 3, drHumLupu1.1, whole genome shotgun sequence.
CCACAATCCAGCAATAATGAAGAGCGAAGGGACTCCTCTTCTCAAAGGTAGTGATGGACAAGGGCGGAGAAAATGCAGCAACTGGAAGAGGCTAGGCCACAACAAGACGACTTACAAATATAAGAAAAACAATAAAGATGTCCTCGACGAGTCATATAGATCAGAAAATGATGACGGGGGCTGCTGCTGTGAATTTAAGTGATGATAACGATGGAATATTTGATGACTTCCTTGGGTTTGGGTACGAAGGAGACGAAGGATCAAGTGAAGGATTTGACGCAAACAATGTTGATGGACGAGCCCGAAACAACCAAGACACATTACATATGATGGAGCATAAAGAACAGGTAGCATGGTGGGGTCAACCATATGGAGCAAATGAAGATTAGCAATGTTATTTACACCTCAACTGTTTTTAAATTGATTGTGTATTCTTTTGCTTTCCATTTTTGATTTTTAGTGGTGAACTTAAAAATTGCAATGAAAATGGTCCTTGAAAAAGGATGAAAGAGTACAACTCTGTCCAAATTATAACTTGTAATTTTTTCATCCTTTACGGCAACCTTACTGCACTTGTCCTTATGAACAACTAGATTGTAATAGTTATAACTGGTTACATTCGATTGCAATACTTGACAAGCAATTCAGGTTCTAAAAGTGTAACCGATTACTAAAATCTATAATTGATATATAACAGGAGAATAATCACACTAAGGAACTTTAAAAAGATTACTATTGTAATAGTTGTAACTGGTTACAGTCGATTGCAATACTTGACAAGCACTTCAGGTTCTATTAGTGTAACCAATTACTAAAATCTATAATTGATATAAACAGGAGAATAATTACACCAAGAAACGTTACAATCGATTGCAATACTTTACAACCACTTCAGGTTCAATTAGTGGAACCAGTTAGTAAAATTTATAATTGATATAAACATGAGAATAATTACACCAAGGAACTTTAAAAAAGACGATTGTTGTAACTTGTTACACCATAATCTATTAAAAGAACCTCAAAATTATTGGACACAGATAAATAAAATGATTATGGTCAATAAACCTAATAAACCCCATAGGACATGTAATTACATTCAATAAGTTTACAATTTACAAGTCTAacacacactacaagaaaaaacagtattcataaaacttaaaaactgctaaccggaattattgataacacttctgaaaacgctaacatagcccatgttattaaaagtcctgtcttttctataacagcatttgaatgttatgttcgatgttatcttaaactattcaataacacatttttagttgctataatattcaaattataacatttagttagagtatttggttataaatttgacagttaatcttatactttttgcataacacttttcaagtgttacatttgattattttgatagcgtttttagtttgttatattatataaatcataaagaTTTGTTACGCTTATAGTAATAaatttttgttactttagtgtggataatatattttaaattttattttgataagtatacttgtaaggttttttttaattaaaagattttcattattgtattttgataaaaaaaaaatcaaaattaatcataaaatgtaattctcaatagattgataaactataagtattacattaaacaataactaattcaaacaatgaatgtgtctacttcatgagatcttagttcttgtagtgcaccaaatttttttttttttttttattatttaaatttttgtgatttattttatttaaatgttaagtgtgatgaattgttttatttaagtgttgttattttatttagttgattatttgttttatttgattgtttattattttatttaattgttagaattgtttggtataatcttttgaatttaaatttgttaattgtttgtttggttaattaatttaataagtgaataattatgtaacatgtttattttactattagtgttacattttaaataagtgtgacaattgatgtgattatgtgagatttggttgaatgcactaaggtgcatggtagatagtgatgcaccctagtgatttagtgtgtgctagtgcatggtagcatggtacacatgtgtagattttctacacactttatatttccttattttagattttatttgaattaatttataaaaaaaataaaatgaaaaatgaaagggaattaaaggaaaatggggaagaaaggaaacttaccatttcctCTTGATAGTGGCTTTATGGGAATGAGAATTTAAAAAGGGGATTAAGAAGAGATTAGGCCATTTGGCCATGACCTAGAGaggagatagagagagagggaggcgagctagagagagggAAAGCAAGGGCTGCCATATTtttctagagaagaagaagaagaaaagaaagagaaggagaagaagaagagggtttcgaaccctaggtaagaatctatcaactagtgtttcacatatgtgcatttggatcttctcctcttctctaatctaaggttaattttgtggtttctttctttgggtatatggtgtttggaaatcctctataggtgacaaggttttcttgctaaagtgttcttgattttacaatcaagagaggtaatggtctttcttagcctatatattggttttgatgggtttatctttgaggtttttgatggtgatgctaatggttgattattgtaggattgatgattatgatttgtatatttttgagaatatgatttgtttaaaaagggttcatgggtatgattgagggaatggatttgatagggtttataatgaggatatatgttgtgtttatattgctatggttatctttgtaatctttgatttatgtaaatGGTAAATGATGATTGTAGAAAAATATGATAAGAATTATGTTAGGGTTTTTGTAAAGGCATGTTCATGAGATATggtgttatgaatttatgtatgctATTGCCATGGTGgttgttgttggatttcatgtgtagattcaatggaatagaaaaaagatagttttataagatttcatgtgaatatgttagtaatattagaatcatgtatataataagagtatgatgagattgtggacatgtatgattttatgtgaaatttttgggataaaagatgagtttcatgagaaattaagcttgctgatttttgtaaataattgggtaaaagtttgataaaaagatgatttgcatgcataagtaatgtccttgatgttatgttaattttatgaaattaaaaaggggattttaagtctcattaaaatgatattttactcaaataactacctacagaatttttattgatttttgagaaaatatgagcttttaaattgaatatggtgatttttaatgataaaaaaatagttgctggaatttttgtaagaaaatatgaagtgagtttcactaaaatgaatgtgatgagtttttggaacaaattatttttcctgagttatggtaatattgaaaaattgtatttttaatggtatgaatgcatattttgataagttatgattttcccttgttttgattgagaaaaatatttagattctatttatttgtgattttttaagaaaataaatagtggctgaaagtttgttttaaaaatgttaaaaattgttatttaattgtcacatatggatttttgttgcataaaactaagtcttaaataatttaaataaaaatatattttccacacttaaaaatatatttttcacatcatttatgtaacacaatgataaaatttatttttctaaagaaacatattaaaaaataggcattttaattaaatccaagctttttggttaattctttgtaatttgagattaatgaatgaaatttgtcacatattttatttttgagctaaaataaaataattttataaaataaaataatgttttgagaaatttaatcaacttagaaattttaagaaaaataaagcatgtgatatgtctattgattttaaaataataaaagtaagaaatgaagaattatcgtttttgaaaacatttctcttacgcaatgttcccacgtatgcatgttacatgcaaatccacttttatgtccaaaattatgtttattattcaactatgtggtttttataaaacgatcatgctagtaaaatgggtaaaacgagcattattcttttatggcgataattgcatgttttgtgtaactgttattacaTAAGTTgtgtggaagggcaaaatagtaattttatgaacctaagaaatgttattttgattatgatataggctcgttgaaagattgtgaaatttcttagcttggacctgaggtaatgaagttagatagattctatgattttatgctatgaatggtaagattgttgtatgaatgaattgttctgaattatgaatgtcataatgtgatgatatgttgaatgtgatatgtgtatggatgttagatacatcaaaccagttacgatgtcagatacatcaaacagattacgatgttagatacatcaaacagatttcgatgtcagatacatcgaacgagttactaaggacattgagacgtaactcctagggcggacgcgccgaggttattcaaggactagtgatctcctgtttacctcatagggtgacatggacaactagagatccatgctcatcatgtatgctgtatgtttgtgatatgatgatatgtcacgattatgttatgatatgatgatatgttacgattatgttatgatatgatgatatgttacgattatgttaagACATACtttgatgttttagatgaacgttagtgtttgtatttgttgtattcttacttgcttatttgtttgtacttccttactgggcttttagctcacccccttactttccttccaggtagcaaataggatttctttatggcacgcgtggtgacgtgaggagttctttcatcatggggtgtatggcgtggggtaatcctatggacagaaaaacgatcaacgtagaacgccatttaaattatgttttgtttttaagagactttcctaaattatcagtgggactcagttatttaatttttggtttctttgaactttgcataaaaatctatgttttattttaaaacttgtggcgccaacttgcatggttttaaacaagttcccttgagactttgataatgaatggtattcttttataaactatgttatgcgaatgttttgcaagtattaagctagggcgttctttacagttctaacttaagtttgaaagcataacataataaagttttataatcttgaatatttttacttcaaaaatgaaaaacagaaacattacaagatacacaaaattaaaccatgcatgaaacttgctccattcttcaattcatcatcctttgtgcacttgtctttgttgcgaGTTCATTttcttagctacaacaaaatttgaataattaatgcttcaacttaaagttaatagtaaactaaaagagtacataaaaaaaagttGAGTCATTATGCTCTTGTTTCCATTGTGACATCCACTTGctcaactacataagaaattaaatgattaatactCAAATTCATACCTGATAGTGAACTATAAAATAGAACAAATAGAACTACCAAAAAAATGAATCAACAATTGTGACATCCACTTGctcaactacataagaaattaaatgattaatactCAAATTCATACCTGATAGTGAACTGTAAAATAGAACAAATAGAACTACCAAAAAAAATGAATCAACAATTGTCATGGATGGTTTCCCTTGATTGCATGATAATTATCGTGAGACTCTTAAAACGAAATGGTATCATGATAAAACACAAACCAAATGATAaaacataatgataataaaactGAATCAGATATCCTTTTGGTGCCCGAAAGTACAAACTGTCACACAATAACTCACAAAAACAGAGTGAGATAGAAAGCAAGAGGTTATTACACAAATATCAAACAGATTCCTAGATGCAATACAGAAAATGAACAAAAAGATAGCAGGAAGTAATTGAGCCTAATAATCTTGCAGTAAGACCAATTCAGGAAGAAAATCATTCCAACACTCTAATTTGGTGAAAAAATCATAGCATTTCAATTCCTATACTTATACGATTTTGAGGCCATTCTCATGTACAAACTCGTAAACATTTGAAATCTAAATGTCTAAGAAAATAAGAATGAGAAAATAGAGTCAGCCTGGACACAAAAAGACTAATCTAAACAAgataatcaaggcactaattCTGCCATAAGAAGATAATAAAAATACCAATGTTCAATCCAGTATCAAGTCAAAATACTAATTCAACCACTGACATATTTTTTCATTAATCCAATCACAATACTTTCAGCCACTATGACACCAAAATATACCAGTAAAAAGAAATCtcatttttttaaacatttttatacaaaataaatctcattttttattagtattagtTTTATAACATTTacattatatataataatgtttATCTATTTAGATTCTAAAGGGATTCATTTTACATGTGCCAACTCAATTAAGTTTAAGTATACCATTAAACATGGTGCAACATGACTGCAATAAAAATGATTTCAAAGAACTCTTCACATGTTAAAAAATAGCCTTAGACAAATAAAAAAACTGTCGTAATTTGTCCTTCACTCAATAAATATAGGCAACATAAAGGCTAAGTCTTTCATtaaatttctattattaattaaataaacaacatAACTTATTATAAACTGCTGCAATATAAACGAAACCCTGCAAAACTAAACTCTTAAATATTCAATAATTTGGTGTACTTAAACAAAATACAGAAACAAAGAAGGCCAAAACCATAAAAGAAAATTTTAACCTTTGTCCATGCATATAAAAGAGTTAAATTGAACAGATCTTAACTCACCTCAcaaaatttgaagccataactcaCAACACAATATTGAACCATTGATTAAAAAAAAGacacaaaaaaaatgtaaataagATCTTCCTTACTAAGAATTATATATGTATGAAATTTTTAACACCTCAAATTAACCCAATTCTAGTTTGAACAAACAACCACGTGCACAGAAGCAAACTATAAGGTTACACtaattttatcattaaaacatTTTTGCAAATAGATGGTGTGCAATGTCAATATTCAGGGCAATAAAAGAAATATTCTTGAACTAAATTAGAATAACATCAGAAATCATGTTTAATAAATAGAGTCATACTGAACAAGACCCAaagcaaaggaaaaaaaaaattcatatataaaacaaatataatCAGATTGGAATCATTAAAAGAGAGGAAGATAAAAGAGAGAATAATTAAATATGAGGTAGATCAACAACTACATTATTATAAAATTACTCCACAGTAGCTAGTAAGTAACTTACATTATGATACAGAGCATCTTCAGCAATTTGAAACATCAGAGCAATAGATGGATGTTTTTTGTTCTGACTTCACCACAGAAAAACCATACCCAAGTAAGGAAAAATGCTTTACACGGAAGAGTCAAACACTCAAGAAGACATGGAAGTGATTGGATATCCAATAAAACATAAGGGTGTTCTCTTAATCTCTTATAAATACCCATTAAAGGCTTCAATTACTAATATAAAAACTTGGTAAATAcccaatttaaaattaaattagtcatatttatttatataactaatttaatttaagtttctaCTTTTTTATTATAAACTTACCAAATTACACTTCTCaagtgaaaaataaaattaaaaattaataacctGGAGAGAGAATTTTTACTTAGAACAGTTAGAAAGAGTTATACTAAGAATCAAGTAAGGGTGCAATACGAAAGTTAAactaaaaattggtatttttgtaatattttcacACAAGAGGCATTTTCCAACTAGAAATTCAAAAAAATGTGTGATTTTTGTGCTAAAATTAATTAGTAATTTCACACTCATTGGTTTTGTAAAACTCCTCTCCCTTTTTCTTCCCTGTAGCTTATGTTTGGTATTGGGGAAAAAAATTACTGGatccaaaataattattttttcttttctttccacttttttactttatttcttttctcttttcttctctaccaAACCTAGTACTAAAGAATAAATTTAAGaagtttttgtaattttttaaacttCAAGGTGAATTGCATAATTTAATCGAAACAGGAACAAATGTTATCATatttcttaattaattattatttttgttgatgAAAATGAAAACTTCATCAATTGCTTTAACGAAAAATTGTTCAAATGAGGTTAGAAATGCCTAAAGAGTAGATACAAATCTTACACAAAGATGATCTATAAtgattaaccaagtcaattaCAGAGGTAGAACACCAAAAAGCTAACACCTATGAAGATAAACCAATAAAATTTCCCACAAACATATACAACCCACCATGGAAGAAGAGCTTTAACAAATCTAAATGTAAAGTAAAGACCAGAATCAAAACTATGACAAAAGCTAGTGATTAAACATCAcacataaataattacaaaaaaacatTGCATACATATCAAAGGTCAAAGCTCCCCCAAAACAGCAAATAACTGCAAAAACACTACTTACACCATCCTCCATTTGACCAAAACTAAATCCAAGCGATCTTGTTGTTAGTGTAATTTTTGTCATGCTTTGAATTTCACGTTTAAATTATATAATGTCCTAAAAATGAATAAATGTAAATGATATAATGTCCCTTCTTTCTCATGATTTGAAGCTTTTTCAATATTAAAAGATAGATTGTAaaatcattcacataattgccaATTCAATTCCACATAATGGATAAGGGAAGCTTTGGTTGGGACAACCTTACAGTGAGGACACAGAAAGGTGAAGACAACCGTACTGTTGAGATTAGCTTACTATAATTGTTGAACGTATTTTAACTTAGAGGTGGATTTAGTTTTAAGATGAAGTTCTTgtaattttgaaaacttaaagGTGAGTTACATAATCATCATTTCTAATGATTCCTTTATTTTATGAAACTAGATTAAATATGCATCGTTTGCTATTACTTACCTCAAGCAAAGCACTAAGGGCGAGCTTGACAGTTTGTTGCCTAGTTGTCTCCTTGTAGTTTTTCTCAGGAAACTCACGTAATGAGTTAGAGTTTCTTCCAGTGCCATTTGCTTTCCAGGTTGAAAATGTCCCAGAAGGATCTGTCTGATATAGTGTCGGTGCACCTGTGTATGGGTCAAAGCCAATAATCAAAGTTGAAAGCCCAAACGATCTAACACACCCACTTTGTGTATACTTCTGTTGAAGACCAGCAATGTAGCAAGTAATATACTCAACAGTTACTAGATCCTCAACCGTAAGTTGGTGGCTTTGACATTCAATTCTCACCTTGTTTATCAAGACACGAGCATTAGCTTTGAGCCCAGGACATGCCAATGCAATGTGATCATCCAAATTCACAATCTTCCTCACCGTTCTACACAAAAACAACCAATGAGAGAAGATAATCTTCTGTTCATCAACATAAAATGATTCCAACACATGAGCATTGCCAACTCCCAGTTCTTATTTAACATAGACTCTAACTAGTTCAATCTCCATTTCTTATAAAACTACACAATCTAAAATAATCCAAATTTCAAGGCTCATGCCTCATGGGGTAAGGGATATAGCTAAATCTCTCTCTATTTCCTCTATCCCCAAAAACTAAACATTAATTCATACACCTATTGGGCTTAATTGAGTATCAAAGTTCAGTAAGATTATGCAAAAAAGAGCCAATTCCAAGATCAAATCAAAACCAATGAATTTCAATTTCCAGCAAaagtacatttaaaaaaaaaaacactacatTTCCTTTCTTTCTTACTCCAAATAAAACCCCTAAAATCATAATTTCACAAAAACTAGATCAACCCAAACCCCCATAAAATGCAAACCGTTTCGGCCTCATCAGACTTTACAAACATCTAAACATAAAACCCTAGTTCAGGTTTAAAATCTCACTctactcaaataaaaaaaaaatgagaaaataccaaaataaaacTCAGTTTGGAAAGAGAAAGAGAACCTGGAGTCCTGAAGTTTAGCAGTGGACTTTTTTTTAAGCCCCGTCGCGTTCTCAAATCCCACACATCGTCTCTGTAATTGCAAGTAGAGAGAGAGATATCATTCCATTGCAGAGACTGAGAGAGAACACGAGGGGAAGGCAAACAGTCCCTGCCTGAAGCCCATCGCTGAGACATAGCAGCCTCTGTAGCCTTCCATTCATCCTTCGGCcatgcgagagagagagagagagagagagagagagagagagaggtgataGAGAGAGAGACCGAGTGAAGGGGAGAGGTGTGAGGCATGAAGGTTAGGGTAGAGAGAACCCATTTCAGGAGAgaattttcttttgttttatgattttagAGAATGAAAATGTGAGTTAATAGTGGGGAAAAAGTAAAGGCGGGATGTTTTAACAAAAAACAAATCATTTGGCGccagtattaatt
It includes:
- the LOC133825504 gene encoding proteasome subunit alpha type-7-like → MSGHGRVNWFYGAYEEDGRVLTHGRRTEIVLEDDVTGYKFVISDEEWRESTKELMGIMLRALDYVRGVVSESLATCLEKERRCVGFENATGLKKKSTAKLQDSRTVRKIVNLDDHIALACPGLKANARVLINKVRIECQSHQLTVEDLVTVEYITCYIAGLQQKYTQSGCVRSFGLSTLIIGFDPYTGAPTLYQTDPSGTFSTWKANGTGRNSNSLREFPEKNYKETTRQQTVKLALSALLEVSNSKRCIFNLVS